From Mustelus asterias chromosome 5, sMusAst1.hap1.1, whole genome shotgun sequence, a single genomic window includes:
- the nup43 gene encoding nucleoporin Nup43, protein MEGRYVSQKISRVRWRPVSGSSLQVPECFATGSWDAEKNKVCIWETINMDISETDQLFLESTKPLCEINHNGDVMDLQFLDEERIVTASSTGSVIVFRHRVNNQLEHSLSVTRQWERAHYHSHDSAPCTGLVCNGPEIISVGEDGRINHFQVDQKEPIRTIDNADSSSLNAVIFLRTTEILTVNSIGQLKIWDFRQPGNKPQQIYSLTGDRVPLHCVDRHPNQQHIVATGGQDGTFCIWDVRQGSIPISLLDAHSAEMWEVHFHPSNPDHVFTCSEDGTLWHWNASVISPDLPSFLQQGRRNFSLNASVSHVDINQSLSSAWLTMDAAKGRVDIDNLLSAYVLSVNSLDVMGEHLVCGTDAEAVYFTHNLEL, encoded by the exons ATGGAGGGTCGGTACGTCTCGCAAAAGATCAGCCGCGTCCGCTGGCGGCCGGTGTCCGGCTCCAGCCTCCAGGTCCCCGAGTGCTTTGCCACCGGATCGTGGGATGCTGAG AAGAACAAGGTGTGCATTTGGGAAACGATTAATATGGACATCAGTGAAACAGATCAGCTCTTCTTGGAGAGCACTAAGCCCTTGTGTGAAATCAACCACAATGGTGACGTCATGGATCTCCAG TTTCTGGATGAGGAGAGGATTGTCACCGCTTCTTCTACAGGGAGTGTCATTGTATTCCGTCATCGTGTAAACAACCAG CTTGAGCATTCACTCTCTGTAACCCGGCAGTGGGAGCGTGCCCACTATCATTCTCACGACAGTGCTCCCTGTACCGGCCTGGTGTGTAATGGCCCTGAGATCATCAGCGTCGGGGAGGATGGCCGGATCAATCATTTCCAAGTTGACCAAAAGGAACCCATACGGACCATAG ACAATGCTGACAGCAGTTCACTCAATGCAGTCATCTTCCTGCGAACTACAGAAATTTTGACAGTCAACTCAATTGGACAGTTGAAAATCTGGGACTTCAGGCAGCCAGGAAATAAACCTCAACAGATATATTCTTT GACGGGTGACCGAGTGCCACTGCATTGTGTAGATAGACATCCAAATCAGCAGCACATAGTGGCAACAGGCGGCCAGGATGGAACATTCTGTATCTGGGACGTCAGGCAAGGAAGTATTCCCATCTCCTTACTGGATGCCCATTCTGCAGAAA TGTGGGAAGTTCATTTTCATCCCTCCAACCCTGATCATGTGTTTACCTGCTCTGAGGATGGGACACTGTGGCATTGGAATGCTTCTGTTATATCTCCTGATCTGCCTTCCTTTCTTCAACAAG GTCGAAGAAACTTCTCATTGAATGCCTCAGTTTCCCATGTCGACATAAACCAGTCATTGAGCAGTGCGTGGCTCACCATGGATGCTGCAAAAGGAAGAGTGGATATCGATAACCTGCTATCAGCTTATGTCCTGTCGGTGAATAGTTTGGATGTTATGGGAGAACATTTAGTGTGTGGGACAGATGCAGAAGCTGTCTACTTCACCCATAATCTGGAGCTCTGA